The genomic interval TATATCTCGCACTACTCATGCGCAAGCCCAAATCAAAGAGCGAACTGGTGGCGCTTAACGTGGTCTATGATGACGAGAACAGCAGTAAGGCTCGCGAAGACGGACTGCAACTGCTGGAGAAGCTGCAGAAGCAGGCAGCAGCATCGGAAGTGGCGATGCAGACACAGGTGAGACTGGCAACAAACATTGCCAACGGCATAAAGCATGCCTTCCGTGAGTGTGCCTGTTCAGACATCATAATGGGCATGCACGTACACACTAACGTGACGCAGAAGTTCTGGGGAGAGTTCATACAAAGCCTCTACAATGGACTGAACCGTCAAATCATACTAACACGTTTTGAACAGCCGCTCTCTACTCTCAGACTGATACATGTTGCCGTGCCATCGAGAGCAGAGTATGAGCCAGGCTTCCACCGCTGGCTGGAGCGTCTGTGCCGCTTTGCCGAACAGCTTGACTGTCGCATAATGTTTCATGGGCGCAACGAGACGCTAAAACTGCTGAGGGAGTTCATTGAGAAAGAACATCCAAGCGTGAGAGGAGAGTATAAGTTCATGGCTCATTGGAACGAGCTGCCCACGCTGGCTGCTGGAATAGAGAAAGACCACTTGTTCGTGGTGGTAACAGCACGTAGGGGAACCATCAGCTACAAGAACGCATTAGACCGTCTGCCCGATGAGCTAACGAAGTATTTCGCAGGCACAAACCTCATGATTGTGTTTCCAGACCAGTATGGTGTGCAGAAGGAAGACACGATGAGCTTCACAGAGGCACAGCACCACGAGGAGAACAGTATCTACGACACTATCCTGAGATGGGTGCATAGGAAGAGGTGAGAAGTGAGAGGTTAGAGGTTAGAAGTAAGAATTATGATTGAAATAGAAAATATAACAAAGAGCTTTGGCTCACTACAGGTGCTGAAAGGCATCGACCTTAAGATTGACAAGGGCGAGGTGGTGAGTATCGTTGGTCCGAGTGGTGCAGGCAAGACTACACTGCTACAGATTATTGGTACGCTGGACCGCCCTGATACAGGCACACTGAAGATAAACGACATAGACGTTACGAAGCTGAGCGAAAAGAAACTAAGCGACTTCCGTAACCGTCATCTGGGATTCGTGTTCCAATTCCACCAGCTGCTGCCAGAGTTCACAGCCATAGAAAACATCATGATACCAGCATATATAGCTGGAGTATCAAACAAGGATGCTAAGGAGAAAGCACAAGAGTTGCTTAAGTTCATGGGACTGAACGATCGCGCAAAGCACAAGCCTTCTGAGTTGTCGGGAGGCGAGAAACAGCGCGTGGCAGTAGCTCGTGCGCTGATAAATAACCCCGAGGTGATACTTGCCGACGAGCCTAGCGGCTCACTCGACACAAAGAACAAGCAGGAGCTGCATCAGCTCTTTTTCGACCTCAGAGACAGGTTCGGACAGACATTTGTCATAGTGACTCACGACGAGGAACTGGCAAAGCTTACTGACCGCAATATTCACATTAAAGACGGACAAATATGCTTAAACTCGGAGATTTTAATACCCTAAAGATTGTCAAACGCGTAGATTTCGGACTCTATCTCGACGGAGGCGACGAAGGCGAGGTGCTGATGCCTAAACGCTATGTGACACCCTCGATGCAGATAGGCGACGAGATAGAGGTATTCATATATCTCGACCAGGACGAACGCGTGGTGGCCACCACAGAAAAGCCGCT from Prevotella sp. E13-27 carries:
- a CDS encoding ABC transporter ATP-binding protein — translated: MIEIENITKSFGSLQVLKGIDLKIDKGEVVSIVGPSGAGKTTLLQIIGTLDRPDTGTLKINDIDVTKLSEKKLSDFRNRHLGFVFQFHQLLPEFTAIENIMIPAYIAGVSNKDAKEKAQELLKFMGLNDRAKHKPSELSGGEKQRVAVARALINNPEVILADEPSGSLDTKNKQELHQLFFDLRDRFGQTFVIVTHDEELAKLTDRNIHIKDGQICLNSEILIP